In a single window of the Desulfovibrio aminophilus DSM 12254 genome:
- a CDS encoding TlpA family protein disulfide reductase — MNSRLFLARLLAAALLAVALFSTTACGGSEPPRKTSGGDWPAVDAAGVKALVAESKGAPLLLCFWTTWCPSCRQEMGELAKIRSAYKPEQLRVVAVSLDESVDALKEFFKDKPPVEVLHAGPAVGQAYGIESIPHLMIYDRDGKQVFNRPGAYPFAMLDGLIKGHVKE; from the coding sequence ATGAATTCCCGACTCTTCCTCGCGCGCCTGCTGGCGGCGGCCCTGCTGGCGGTGGCCCTGTTCAGCACCACGGCCTGCGGCGGCTCCGAACCGCCCAGGAAGACGTCCGGTGGAGACTGGCCCGCCGTGGACGCGGCCGGGGTCAAAGCCCTGGTGGCGGAGAGCAAGGGCGCGCCGCTCCTGCTCTGCTTCTGGACCACCTGGTGCCCGTCCTGCCGCCAGGAGATGGGTGAGCTGGCCAAGATCCGCTCGGCCTACAAGCCCGAACAACTGCGGGTGGTGGCCGTGTCCCTGGACGAAAGCGTGGACGCCCTGAAGGAATTCTTCAAGGACAAGCCGCCGGTGGAGGTGCTGCACGCCGGGCCGGCCGTGGGCCAGGCCTACGGCATCGAGTCCATCCCGCACCTCATGATCTACGACCGCGACGGCAAACAGGTCTTCAACCGCCCCGGCGCCTATCCCTTCGCCATGCTCGACGGCCTGATCAAGGGGCACGTCAAGGAATGA